In Gossypium raimondii isolate GPD5lz chromosome 12, ASM2569854v1, whole genome shotgun sequence, a single window of DNA contains:
- the LOC105763556 gene encoding LOW QUALITY PROTEIN: protein NETWORKED 2D (The sequence of the model RefSeq protein was modified relative to this genomic sequence to represent the inferred CDS: inserted 2 bases in 1 codon; deleted 1 base in 1 codon; substituted 3 bases at 3 genomic stop codons) — MLQRAANNAYSWWWASHIRTKQSKWMDQNLQEMEQQVKAVLKLLEEGDSFARGAEIYYKRRPELIHFVEESYRAYRALAERYDHLSTELQNANSTIASVFPEQLHFAMEDEDEFGSPKFSKKPLENSKGYSYVPLCNIPSVPNVPTLYLKDAKGSVTSGFKKKQHKIISPKGSISVIPKSGLSIPQGLDAIHRLQKRILALQTEKEFARNTYESGMAKYWELDNEIQEIHKQLCGLEDEFGELKVIADDEARILMEVTALKSCRDTLAQLEEKQERFAMEAQIEHKRVKVSREKLNALKKKFQLLNEVNQEKGASDNDDNQKRKEIEYLKENITKQFEVFFSGTLSVTEMAEKINELLNNMINLKSTVTSQSILVQRLRIEIDELQAQIEVLEDEKATSIDGKNDVTLKKKIREMEEKLNEIQDLSQTVEDQNNNLQIYFTEANCSIDHISEKVDSMMPLPDDKVDEVEKSSSMEVKSSNEKETKTGIELETTTTGTVMVSTSLQGKDTEAAKEHESDATCTNGGVISHETSMASKKCEDSTARASSLTVNTIAKVGIEGDEPNSKQLLSKGIEDKEKDILMEYSLKLRNQNKDTEKKLKEAEANNQNGMFEIMSQLKELKESNAMKDELIRSLQEKLSLVKQVQXFLRKXWLSKLSLHRESQVNEGFDVIDAVMQIAKSGTTSEIEDKFRADIDELLEENLDFWYRFSTTFQEVNKFEERVKDLXAEVSEIEERRKESRDNNKNSVKYALQLDAWPLYKHLREVQKELSVWMEKGVMLKEELKERFSSLCEIQXKITRALKASAEDDEFKFSSDQAAKFQGEILNMKQENIRVAIEVQAGLNNVTKLQLEFERNHARLSEKWGISGSK, encoded by the exons ATGTTACAGAGAGCAGCTAACAATGCATATTCATGGTGGTGGGCTAGTCATATCAGAACAAAGCAGTCTAAATGGATGGATCAAAACCTTCAAG AAATGGAGCAACAGGTAAAGGCTGTTCTTAAGCTGCTGGAAGAAGGAGACTCGTTCGCAAGGGGAGCCGAAATTTACTACAAAAGGAGGCCCGAATTGATCCATTTTGTGGAAGAATCCTATAGAGCTTATCGAGCCTTAGCTGAAAGATATGATCACTTATCAACTGAGCTACAAAATGCTAACAGCACCATTGCTTCCGTTTTCCCAGAGCAGCTTCATTTCGCGATGGAGGACGAAGACGAATTCGGGTCTCCCAAGTTCTCGAAAAAGCCATTGGAGAACTCGAAGGGATATTCCTATGTCCCCCTAT GCAATATCCCCTCTGTCCCAAATGTCCCA ACCCTCTATTTAAAAGATGCTAAGGGCTCAGTCACATCAGGCTTCAAGAAAAAGCAACATAAGATAATATCACCAAAAGGGAGTATTAGTGTGATTCCGAAATCCGGTTTGAGTATACCCCAAGGACTTGATGCGATTCATAGGCTTCAGAAACGGATCCTGGCATTGCAGACCGAGAAAGAGTTCGCTCGCAACACCTACGAGAGTGGGATGGCCAAGTATTGGGAATTAGACAATGAGATTCAAGAGATTCATAAGCAACTTTGTGGCTTGGAAGATGAGTTTGGCGAACTTAAAGTGATTGCAGATGATGAGGCTCGAATCCTGATGGAAGTGACCGCTTTGAAATCTTGTAGAGATACATTGGCTCAGCTCGAAGAGAAACAGGAGAGGTTTGCAATGGAAGCTCAAATCGAGCATAAAAGGGTCAAGGTTTCGAGGGAGAAGTTGAACGCCCTCAAGAAAAAGTTCCAGCTTTTGAATGAAGTCAATCAAGAAAAGGGTGCTAGCGACAATGATGATAAccaaaagagaaaggaaatagaATATTTAAAGGAGAATATCACGAAACAATTTGAGGTTTTCTTTAGTGGAACTTTGAGTGTGACGGAGATGGCTGAGAAGATCAATGAACTCCTGAACAACATGATCAACTTAAAAAGCACGGTCACATCTCAGTCGATTCTTGTCCAAAGACTACGAATCGAGATCGATGAGCTACAGGCTCAAATTGAGGTGTTGGAAGATGAAAAAGCCACATCGATTGATGGGAAAAATGATGTGAcattgaagaagaagataagGGAAATGGAGGAGAAGTTGAATGAGATTCAGGATTTGAGCCAGACTGTTGAAGATCAAAACAACAATctccaaatatatttcactgaAGCAAATTGTAGTATTGATCATATTTCTGAAAAAGTTGATAGTATGATGCCATTGCCAGATGACAAGGTCGATGAAGTAGAGAAGAGCTCATCCATGGAAGTCAAATCATCAAATGAGAAGGAGACCAAAACAGGCATTGAGCttgaaacaacaacaacagGGACTGTCATGGTGTCTACTTCATTACAAGGGAAGGACACCGAAGCCGCAAAAGAGCATGAATCTGATGCAACTTGTACAAATGGAGGGGTTATTAGCCATGAAACTTCAATGGCTTCGAAGAAATGTGAAGACTCGACAGCGCGAGCTTCTTCACTGACAGTGAACACCATTGCCAAAGTTGGAATAGAAGGGGATGAGCCAAACTCGAAGCAGTTGTTGTCGAAAGGTATTGAAGACAAAGAGAAGGATATATTGATGGAATACAGTCTGAAGCTTCGAAACCAGAATAAGGATACAGAGAAGAAGCTGAAGGAAGCTGAGGCAAATAACCAAAATGGGATGTTTGAGATAATGTCGCAGCTGAAGGAACTTAAAGAGAGTAATGCCATGAAAGATGAATTAATCCGATCTTTACAAGAGAAACTAAGCTTGGTGAAGCAAGTTCAGTGATTTCTGAGAAAATAGTGGTTATCGAAACTCAGCCTGCACAGAGAGAGCCAAGTAAACGAAGGCTTCGATGTGATCGATGCGGTGATGCAAATTGCCAAGTCGGGAACTACTTCAGAAATCGAAGATAAGTTCCGGGCGGACATCGATGAACTACTAGAAGAGAACTTGGATTTCTGGTACAGATTCAGCACTACATTCCAAGAGGTGAACAAGTTTGAAGAACGAGTGAAAGATTTATAGGCGGAGGTATCAGAAATCGaggaaagaagaaaggaaagcaGAGATAACAATAAAAACAGTGTGAAATATGCGCTGCAATTGGACGCATGGCCACTGTACAAACATCTCAGAGAGGTGCAGAAGGAGTTGAGTGTGTGGATGGAAAAGGGTGTAATGCTAAAAGAAGAACTGAAGGAGCGGTTCTCGTCATTGTGTGAGATcca aaaaataacaagggcTTTGAAAGCAAGTGCTGAAGATGATGAGTTCAAGTTCTCAAGCGACCAAGCAGCTAAATTCCAAGGCGAGATATTGAACATGAAACAAGAGAACATCCGAGTTGCAATCGAAGTGCAAGCTGGTCTGAACAATGTAACAAAATTGCAGCTTGAATTTGAGAGGAACCATGCAAGATTGAGTGAAAAATGGGGAATTTCGGGGTCTAAGTGA